The stretch of DNA CTGCTTACGCTCCACTGTCATAACCTGGAGGGCGATCTTCACATTCGGCACTGTTAGGGAAAACCCCGGAACCATCCAGGACTAGAATCATTAGAATCGGAATGACACACCTATACTTTGCCATGGATGTTAGTCATACGCTGTTGCGAGTCTCTTCGAGTAGAGCCTTTATCGGCCCGGACATCCCGACGCATTCGCTGCCGTTCTGTTGTTTAGAACATTAGGAGAGCAATCGGCACAACCACCCCTGCTATCAAGGCTACCCAAGCCAAGCGCGGGTAGCCTCCATAAGAAAAAGACATGTATATCCCAAGGGCGGTCGTTACGATGAGGCCGCTCGACATAAGTACAACAAACCACTTCATGGGCAGCGCCGAATGATTTGGCGTTGCGCCTTTTTTGAGAGCAGGCGCATCGTCCAATTCGGGATCGACGGTGTCTGATTCTGCCTTCTTAGGCTTACCCTTTGTTCTCACGTTCATGTTTTGGCTCTTGTGTATTTGAGCGATCTCCTGGATCCACATGGGCGGCGTATAACCTGTGCGTGCATCTGTCTTGTGCAGGTTAAAGGTCTGGAGCGCTCCACTGAAGGCGAAGAACAGAATCGCGGGAGAAAAAAAGAGTCCCATGTATCGATGCAGCAGCCGTACGGTCTTCAGCCAGCTGCCCCGACTCCGAGGCCTCGCTCTCTCCGTTCCGAGTTCGGATGATTCGAAGCTTTTATCCGTTGCCTCGGATATGGAGGATGGGATTGTAACGATTGCCTTCATGCGGCTCCTATTTGCATATCTGCTGGATAACGGTGATATTGGGTTCGGTATGCTCTATCGAACAGGCCCGGGCTGCAATGCTGCCGAATGTTTCTTCCACACTGGGTATTCCGTTCCATTGCTATTGCGCCAGAGGATTGCATTCAGTTGCTCGGTAGGGACATCGTCGGGCTCTTTCCAATTCATCCTGCTTGATGCCATCGCGTCGATCTTTTGTTGACCGTTCAGGGCGTTAAGGTCTGGGTTGCGCTCGTAGATAGATTGTTTCGGTTCAACCGCCTGATACGGAGTGAGATCTGGCGTTGGCTGAAAGCTGGCTCTCATATCATTCGCAATCAGATCAAACACGGACATAGGCCGCACACCGAAGATCGTCTCAATCGTCTTCACCATGCTGACCTGCGAATAAAATGTTGAATCGATCGAGGCGCGTTTCGTATATGGGCTGACCGCGAGAGCCACCGTACGATGACCGTCTACATGATCCAGTCCGTCCTGGGCGTCATCCTCGACGATCAGAATCAGAGTTGACTTCCAAAACGCAGAATGTGACACCCATTCAACAATCTGCCCTATAGCGAGATCATTGTCTGCAAGGCATGCCTTCGGTGTTGAGAATCCCGGCGTTGTCCCTTCTGTATGGTCGGAGGGCAACTGTACCATGACAAGATTCGGCATATTGCCTTCTCGCGCCCACTGCTTCAGATGACGAAGGAATATTCGAGCACGTGTCACATCCGGTACTTTGAGGCCGTAAGAGGGAAAGTCGGGAATCAGGTATTGATTCAGTTCCGCTATGGGCGCCTTCGTATGAAACTCACCTGAAAAATCACTGCCCTGCCTGTATTCGTCTAAGAGCTTCGCACGGAGATCGCCGTTTTTTCCGCCCATCTCTCCCACGTACTCTCCGAAATCGGCAAAGGTTTTGTGATTGGCAACCAAATGATCCCAGAGGAAACCGGACCCCACGAAGGCAAGCGGATCATCACCATTCTTGGGGTAACTGCGCCCGTTGTAACCAGGCCAGTAGGCGTAATCTGCTTCCGCTGCCTGAGTGAGCCACTGATGGCCGTCCGCGCTGTTGCCCCCGTTTGCAAAGAAGTTATCGAGAAGCACGAACTCCTTCGCAAGTTTTCTATGATTCGGAATGACGTCATCCTGATACTGATTGAGACCGGGGTCGCCATTGCCTTTTCCCAGCGAGCCAAAATACTGATCGTAACTGCGGTTTTCTTTGATGATGTAGATCACGTGATCGATTGTCGATGGTTCTCCGAGGCGCGCAGGAACGGGCTGCGGCGCAGCGTTTGGTCTCGCTTGAAGATTCGGCGTCAGTTCACCGGGCACACCGAGATGATTGTCCTCAGCAACGGCGATGGTATAACATTCCAACTCGTCGTCGTCCGGTACGGGAATAATGTGAACCGTTCCACGATCCGCATGTACGTAGCGCCGATGAATATTGAGTTCGGGTTTCATGCCGTCACGCTTCTCGCGCGCTAACAGGTTGGAGCTGTTCCAACCGGTTCCGACACCGAGGAGAGTCGAGACTGCGAGAAACTTCCCGTCGGGACTTAAGACCACATCGTCGGGGTACCAGCCAGTGGGAATATAGCCAGCAACGCGAGGATGAACACCCTTCAGGTTCACCACACCCACTGCATTGATGCCAGCGCAGGCAACGTAAAGAGTGGCCTGATCAGGAGCAAGTGCCACAGACTCAGGGGAAATGCCGGCAACTTTCCTGTTGAATGGTTGAAGCGTGATTGTTTCGATCAGATGATTCGTTCTTGTATCCACAACGGATACTGTGTCCGAGTTGCTGTTCGCCACATAGAGCCGTTGGTGTGCTTCGTCCCAGGCCATGCCCGAGGGATGCAGCCCGACCTCTACAGTAGCGATCACTTTGCCGGAGACAAGGTCGATCCGTGAGATCGTGCCGCTTGAGACCAAACCATGCTCATCGACCAGTACCTGGTCCGCGTGCTCTTCCGGCCCGGTCGCAGCAGTCCTCTCTCCCTGCTTGGGAAATCGGCCGCCCCAGTTGCTCACAAAGGCTACGGAACTGTCGTGATTCACAACAGCACTGAAGGGAGCGATTCCTGTCCGAACATCTGTCACGATCTGCTTTGTATCAAGGTCGACGATTGCCGCTTCATCGTTGAAGGTGAGGGCGACGACTGCCAGCCGTTGGCCTTGGCTGTTCCTCGTGCTGCCGATTCCAAGTCCCCCGCCCTGAAGATCCCCTAATTTACCTGCTATGACGGTGCTCTTGTTGTCCGCAAGCGAGATCATTTGTACTATTGAGTTCTTTCCCTTCGCACCTCCCGATAAACCGGTCATGATCGGCGTATGGCTACCGGCATCGTAAGCGAGACCCTGCATTCCAACGCTGATAGGCGAATCGACCACACTAACCATGCGGTTCGTCGCGAGATCAATCTGAAAGATGTGTGAAGAGTTCTGACCAAGCGTGGCCGCAAAGATGGATTTGCCATCGTCGCTGAAAGCGACGCCATTTACACGGCTCTCAAAAACACTCTGTAATCCTGCTGGAGTGATGCCCTGGCGACTCGGAATGATACCCGGATCGACCACTGAGTTGACTGGGGCCACGGCCTTCGTCGGCCTAGCCTCCTCCTGGCCAACGGGACCCATCTTCTGTGGCCCTTGCGTTGTCGGCTCCTGGGCTCGCCCAACTCCGCAGACATAGCAAATGAAGAGAGTTGAAGCAACGATGAGTTTCACGTGATTTCTGAATCTACGCCATAGCATATGGGGATCTCTCCTTACCTTTCAACAAGACATGTAGGAAACATACTTCGCTGACTGGACAACCTGAATATCCGATCAACTCTTTCCGTGGAGTACTGCCCGAGCAGCTTGCAGCGCCGGGATCGCTTCGATATTGAGAATGAGGTCCACGACTCGATTGCGCTGGGCGCTTGCCATGGACGACTGAGTCAAGTCCTGGAACTTCGTAATGACTTCTTCACGCGTCATAGGGTTCGCGACTGTTCCTCGCACAGAATCCACTCTCTGGCGGTAAATATGTCCTCCTCTAGTAGTGACTTCAACAATGGGCACTAACTTTGGAAGTTCTTTTTCAAGATCATGGTCAGGAATGAGCGTCGCAGCTGCCACTATGCCCGCGCGGTTCATGAATGCACACCTCGTTGAGATAGATGTCGTCATGTTGGTCACTGGGTACAAGTGAGGTCCCTGCTACTTGCCCACAACAAGAACACAGAATGTGCCATCAGTGATTGTCTTTTTCGGTTTTTGAGAGGCATCAGCCGCCGACGTTGTCACGACGATAGCTGCGGGAAGGAATATCTTCCCGGTTTTCTTGTCGAAGGCCATCGTTTTGGCACTTGCCTGCGTTACGACAGAATCGTGCGCAACGTATTCGTCCGGTCCCTTTTGTTCGATAACGCTGAGATTGCCTTCTCCGTTTGAAAAGAAGATCAGGTGGTCTTTTGCATCGAAACCCGCAGCGTCAGTTCCCGAACCCGTGGGTACAGTGGTTATTTGCTTGCCTGTAGTGGAGTCAAGCACTGCCATAATCTTGCTGTGACCACCGACGAAAATGCGTTTATTCTTGACATCGACTGCAAGGCCCGTCGGCGCTTTGATTCCATCGAGCGGGAAATGCTGTTTCACTTCGAACGTCATCGGATCGAACGCGGCTACTTCGTCTTTATCTTCGAGGGCCACATAGATAAGACCGTTTTTTCCAGGCGCAGCTCCCTCTCCGTTGCCTCCGACATTAACAGTCCCCACCACGTTGCCGGTCGCAGCATCGATGACGGTAATGTCATGTGATTTGTGATTGTTAGTGAAAACACGTTGTGTATCAGGATCAAAATAGATCCCGTCCGGCCCTTTACCCACATCGATCTTCTTGATTACGGCGAGGCTTTCTGTATCAAACATCGTGACTTTGTCTTCTCTTCCATTGCTGGTGAAACCGTGCTTGAACTTCGGCGCCACCGCAATTCCATGCACGCCGGGAGTGTCTTCGATCGTTCCCACTGCAGCGCCAGTGTCGGCGTTGAGCACATTGACGCGAACGGAATGGGAGACATAGATACGCCGCCCTACGCTGTCAACCGTGATGTAGTCCCACCCATCGCTGCCGCCAATCGAGTAGCGGGTTTGTACCTTATAGTCCGATGCCTGTGCTGCGAGGCAACTTCCAAATACAAGCGCCACGATAATGATGATCTGCTTCATGTCTTCTTGGCCTCCTTAGCTGATTCTGGTTTGTCTCGGTCCGTGTACAGGTCTCAAATCTGTACACGGTAAACGAGAGGAACATTTGGTTAGAGCAAATGAAATTCCGCCTGAAGCGGACGTCTGTCAGAACTGCACCTTTACACCAAATTGCAGTTCGCGAGGCGTGCCCGTACCGGTGGGGTTGGTGTTATAAGAGTTGCTGATGAGGCCGTAGGAGTTTGGATTATCCGATACGCCAGGCTGTGGCGGTGCCCAGTTGGTGTTCGGCTGCCCGTACTGGGCAACGTTGAGGACGTTGAAGGCTTCTGCGCGAAAGGTGAGACCAACCCGCTCCGTGAGCGCAAAGCGCTTTTGAAGCGACGGATCGATCTGCCAGACGCCGGGCGCGCGAGCGGCGTTGCGCCCCAGATCGCCGTAGGCTGAAACACCCGGCGGGACAACGCACACACTGGTGCCTGGACAGGTAAAAGGAACCGCGAAGGCCGCGGGATTCAGCCACAACGCAGTAGTTTTGTGCCTCGGGTAGAGCGGTACACCCGGCACGCGATCAGGGCGCTGAGCCTGAGCGATCCCGTCCGGGACATCCGTGGAGTTTCGGTTAAGCGTGACATTGAGCGGCATGCCGCTGCGCGCGTAACCCATCGCGCTCAACTGCCAGCCGCCAAGAATTTGGTCCAGATAGCCGGGAGCGCTTCCGAGGATAGTGTGTCCCCTGCCTACCGGAATCTGCCACACCGTACTCGCGGTAAAGTAGTGGCGCATGTCCTGATCGCTCGAAGCACGTTCGCAGCGCATGCAATCGGGGTTCTCCGGTGTATCGGACTCGCCCCCGCCAATACCTCCGTTATTGATTGAGTGGGACCACTCGTAATTAACAGAGAGTTGGAGTCCGGTCGAGTAGTCGCGCTTGAGACCTAGCTGGAGTGCGTTGGTACTGGCATGATTGGTAAATTCTTTGTACTCAAAGCCGATATCGTACGCTGGATAAATCCCGGTCCCTATCGGAGCGTTGGGGTCTTGGGGGTTCGTCACGGTATCGTTGAATACGTGCTCGACGTCGGTTCCGAAGTAGGCCACTTGGACGATGGTTCGAGGCGCAACCTGCTGCTGAATGGATAATGTCCACTCGTTGGCAGCAGTATCTTTACGGTGGATATCAGCTCCCGTGGGACTGAGATTGGTGCCGAGGCTTGCATTCTCGGGAATGGGATAGCTTACGTTATACAGCGTGTAAGACGTGCTGATGTTGCCGATAGGATCGCCCAGGCTGCCGAACTGGCCGTTGCCGTAGTAGATCCCGAATCCGGCTCTGATCGAAGTCTTACCGTGCAGGGCGTCAGGAGCCCAAGCCATGCTGACTCGCGGCGACAAGTCCAAAAGGTTCGGGTAATACCAAGGGACCGATGATGGGCAAACTATGTTTGGACAGTGCACCGGATCGACATTGACACCGCGACCGAGAACCTCATGGTCCTGACCGAAGGATTCATACCGTAACCCTACATTCATCGTCAGTGTTGGGCTGAATTTGTAATCATCCAGAACATACGCGTACGTCTCCTTCATGCGCGCGCCGGTCAGCGGATTCGCGCCGCGAAAGTAGTCCTGGTCTAGTTGATTATTGAGGAAATCCTGGGTGCTGTTATACGTAAGCTCCCAATCAGGGCTGTTCGGTGAAGCCTTGTTTTCCTGCATGGCGAGAAAGGTGACGCCCGCCTTGATCGTATGCTTCCCCCGCAAAAACGTCGCGTCATCGATGAAGGAAAACGAGTTGTCGTTGCGTGTCGTTCCGCTCGATGTATCAAGCGTGGTGAATGGGGCGATATTCAGCAAGAAGGGAAGTTGAGTGCTCTGTCCTTCCAGCGAAACGGTCCTATTGAAACCGTACTTGAAGTCGTTCAGGAATCTCGGGGAAAAGGTGTTCTGAATATCGATGACCGCACTCGGCTCGCTCTCGTTGTGGAACGCGGTTAGCGGGTTAATTCCATCAGGTTTTGATTCCGTAAACGCATCGTCGTTGAAGCGTGCGAAGATGCTCATCTTGTCGTTGACATGCCAGTCCATTCGCGCCAGGCCCGAGTTCTCAGTTGTGGCCTGCGGCCCACTCCCAAACCACTGCATAGAGATTGCATCGATGGGAACCTGCCCTGCCGGAAATGCATTGATGAGAGGAGCCAGGACGGGCTGCTGGACTGCAACCTGTGCTTTGAATTGGGATGTCGGGACGATGCCGGTCAGAACCTGGTTGATAGTCTCTCGATTTCCTTCGTAATTGACGAAGAAGAAGACCTTCTTCTTCACAATCGGTCCACCCAAATTTCCGCCAAAATCGTTGTAGTGCAACCCGGGAAGTTGTCCGGCGGCGTCCCACGGAGAAGCATCGAAGACGCTGTTGCGAATGTACTCCCACGCGGATCCTGAGAACTTGTCGCCGCCGGTCTTCGATACTTCCTCAATTTGCCCGCCAGGAGATCCGCCCTGGTCGGCACTATAGGCAACGCTGTTCGCCCGTAACTCAGCAATCGCCTCTGTTGAGACCTCCAGACGCATGTTGACATCGACAAACGGATTATTGATACCAGAGTTGTCCACGCCGTCCAAATGCCAGGTGTTGTCCTCGTCCGACATGCCGCCGAATCGTAGATCCTGTTGTTGACCTGTGCCCGAATCGATTGCTCCTGGAACCAGATCCAGCAGGCCGACAAAACTTCGGCCGTTGATGGGTAGATCGGCTGATTGCTTGCTGTTGATGACGCCTCCGATCTCGGCTGAAGACTTTGACAGGCCCGCATCAGGTTCCACGTCGATACGAGTGACGACCCCGGCCACAGCCAGGCTCGCATTCAATGTACGAATCTGACCTACATCAAGGCTGACGGTGTCGAAGATCGACTTTGAAAAACCCCGCGCTTCCATAGTCACCTGA from Acidicapsa acidisoli encodes:
- a CDS encoding bifunctional YncE family protein/alkaline phosphatase family protein, coding for MLWRRFRNHVKLIVASTLFICYVCGVGRAQEPTTQGPQKMGPVGQEEARPTKAVAPVNSVVDPGIIPSRQGITPAGLQSVFESRVNGVAFSDDGKSIFAATLGQNSSHIFQIDLATNRMVSVVDSPISVGMQGLAYDAGSHTPIMTGLSGGAKGKNSIVQMISLADNKSTVIAGKLGDLQGGGLGIGSTRNSQGQRLAVVALTFNDEAAIVDLDTKQIVTDVRTGIAPFSAVVNHDSSVAFVSNWGGRFPKQGERTAATGPEEHADQVLVDEHGLVSSGTISRIDLVSGKVIATVEVGLHPSGMAWDEAHQRLYVANSNSDTVSVVDTRTNHLIETITLQPFNRKVAGISPESVALAPDQATLYVACAGINAVGVVNLKGVHPRVAGYIPTGWYPDDVVLSPDGKFLAVSTLLGVGTGWNSSNLLAREKRDGMKPELNIHRRYVHADRGTVHIIPVPDDDELECYTIAVAEDNHLGVPGELTPNLQARPNAAPQPVPARLGEPSTIDHVIYIIKENRSYDQYFGSLGKGNGDPGLNQYQDDVIPNHRKLAKEFVLLDNFFANGGNSADGHQWLTQAAEADYAYWPGYNGRSYPKNGDDPLAFVGSGFLWDHLVANHKTFADFGEYVGEMGGKNGDLRAKLLDEYRQGSDFSGEFHTKAPIAELNQYLIPDFPSYGLKVPDVTRARIFLRHLKQWAREGNMPNLVMVQLPSDHTEGTTPGFSTPKACLADNDLAIGQIVEWVSHSAFWKSTLILIVEDDAQDGLDHVDGHRTVALAVSPYTKRASIDSTFYSQVSMVKTIETIFGVRPMSVFDLIANDMRASFQPTPDLTPYQAVEPKQSIYERNPDLNALNGQQKIDAMASSRMNWKEPDDVPTEQLNAILWRNSNGTEYPVWKKHSAALQPGPVR
- a CDS encoding MmgE/PrpD family protein yields the protein MNRAGIVAAATLIPDHDLEKELPKLVPIVEVTTRGGHIYRQRVDSVRGTVANPMTREEVITKFQDLTQSSMASAQRNRVVDLILNIEAIPALQAARAVLHGKS
- a CDS encoding YncE family protein, with translation MKQIIIIVALVFGSCLAAQASDYKVQTRYSIGGSDGWDYITVDSVGRRIYVSHSVRVNVLNADTGAAVGTIEDTPGVHGIAVAPKFKHGFTSNGREDKVTMFDTESLAVIKKIDVGKGPDGIYFDPDTQRVFTNNHKSHDITVIDAATGNVVGTVNVGGNGEGAAPGKNGLIYVALEDKDEVAAFDPMTFEVKQHFPLDGIKAPTGLAVDVKNKRIFVGGHSKIMAVLDSTTGKQITTVPTGSGTDAAGFDAKDHLIFFSNGEGNLSVIEQKGPDEYVAHDSVVTQASAKTMAFDKKTGKIFLPAAIVVTTSAADASQKPKKTITDGTFCVLVVGK
- a CDS encoding TonB-dependent receptor, with amino-acid sequence MKKLSYVLLFVLSTMSVIAQTDRGTITGTVTDSSGRVISGAHIVIKSLATNVERPTKTDGAGIYVMTSLATGNYQVTMEARGFSKSIFDTVSLDVGQIRTLNASLAVAGVVTRIDVEPDAGLSKSSAEIGGVINSKQSADLPINGRSFVGLLDLVPGAIDSGTGQQQDLRFGGMSDEDNTWHLDGVDNSGINNPFVDVNMRLEVSTEAIAELRANSVAYSADQGGSPGGQIEEVSKTGGDKFSGSAWEYIRNSVFDASPWDAAGQLPGLHYNDFGGNLGGPIVKKKVFFFVNYEGNRETINQVLTGIVPTSQFKAQVAVQQPVLAPLINAFPAGQVPIDAISMQWFGSGPQATTENSGLARMDWHVNDKMSIFARFNDDAFTESKPDGINPLTAFHNESEPSAVIDIQNTFSPRFLNDFKYGFNRTVSLEGQSTQLPFLLNIAPFTTLDTSSGTTRNDNSFSFIDDATFLRGKHTIKAGVTFLAMQENKASPNSPDWELTYNSTQDFLNNQLDQDYFRGANPLTGARMKETYAYVLDDYKFSPTLTMNVGLRYESFGQDHEVLGRGVNVDPVHCPNIVCPSSVPWYYPNLLDLSPRVSMAWAPDALHGKTSIRAGFGIYYGNGQFGSLGDPIGNISTSYTLYNVSYPIPENASLGTNLSPTGADIHRKDTAANEWTLSIQQQVAPRTIVQVAYFGTDVEHVFNDTVTNPQDPNAPIGTGIYPAYDIGFEYKEFTNHASTNALQLGLKRDYSTGLQLSVNYEWSHSINNGGIGGGESDTPENPDCMRCERASSDQDMRHYFTASTVWQIPVGRGHTILGSAPGYLDQILGGWQLSAMGYARSGMPLNVTLNRNSTDVPDGIAQAQRPDRVPGVPLYPRHKTTALWLNPAAFAVPFTCPGTSVCVVPPGVSAYGDLGRNAARAPGVWQIDPSLQKRFALTERVGLTFRAEAFNVLNVAQYGQPNTNWAPPQPGVSDNPNSYGLISNSYNTNPTGTGTPRELQFGVKVQF
- a CDS encoding PepSY domain-containing protein codes for the protein MGLFFSPAILFFAFSGALQTFNLHKTDARTGYTPPMWIQEIAQIHKSQNMNVRTKGKPKKAESDTVDPELDDAPALKKGATPNHSALPMKWFVVLMSSGLIVTTALGIYMSFSYGGYPRLAWVALIAGVVVPIALLMF